The genomic segment TGAATTCGGCCTTGGTGATCTTGGACATGTTCGTTTGCCTTCGCGGGCGTTTGTCTTCGCCGAGGGTACGTGCCGTTGACGTTAACGTCAAATAACTCCGGCCAGGGGCTTGCCAGGAGGGGCCGAAATCCAGGAAGATTCCCGCTCCCCCACCCGCCAGGGAAACTCAACCATGACCGCCGCCGCCCAGGCCAGAATCGAAGCCACGCTGCTGCGCGCCGACGGGGACGGCGTCGCCACGCTCACCCTTAACCGGCCGGCGCAACGCAACGCGCTCGCGCGCGAATTGATGACGGCGCTGGAGCGGGAGCTGGCCGCCATTGCCGAAGACCGTTCGGTGCGCGTCGTCGTGATCGCGGGCTCGGGCCCCGCCTTTTGCGCCGGCCACGATTTGAAGGAAATGCGCGCCAACCCGGGTCGCAAATTCCAGGAGGCGCTGTTCCGTCAATGCAGCCGTATCATGCTCGCCATCACCCGCTTGCCCCAGCCGGTGATCGCGCGCGTGCACGGCCCCGCCTTCGCCGCCGGGTGCCAGCTGGTCGCCACCTGCGACATCGCCATCGCCGCCGACACCACCACCTACTCGACGCCCGGAGTGCATATCGGCCTCTTCTGCTCGACCCCGATGGTGGCCTTGAGCCGGGCGGTGTCGCGCAAGGCGGCGATGCACATGCTGCTGACCGGGGACGTCATCGACGCCAAGCGGGCGCACGAGATCGGCCTCGTCACCCGGATCGTGCCGCCGGCGGACCTCGACCGCGCGCTCGCCGAAACGACCGAGACTTTGCTCGCCAAATCATCGCGCGTTCTCAAGATCGGCAAGGAGGCTTTTTACCGCCAGATCGAGATGGGCCTGGCCGACGCCTACGACTACGCGAGCCGGGTGGCGACCGAGAACATGATGCTCAAGGACGCGGGCGAAGGGATCGACGCCTTTATCGCCAAGCGCCCGCCCCGGTGGACCGAGTCATGACCCCACAGGCCGCGGCTCCGGCTGCCGAACTGCGTTACGACGACGACTTCATCCGCCGCATTCTCAAATCGACGCGGGTGATCGCCATGGTCGGCGCCTCGCCCAACTGGGTCAGGCCGTCGAACTTCGCGATGAAGTATCTGCAAGGCAAGGGCTACCGGGTTATTCCGGTCAATCCCGGCGCGGCCGGCCAGACAATCTGGGGCGAAACCGCCTACGCCTCGCTCGCCGACATTCCCGACAACTACGATCTGGTCGACATTTTCCGCTCGTCCGAGGCGGCGGGCCCGATCGTCGACGAGGCGATCAGGCTCGCGCCCGCCAAGGGCATCCGCGCGATCTGGATGCAGCTCGGCGTGCGCAACGACGCGGCCGCCGCGCGCGCCGAGAAAGCCGGGTTGATCGTGGTCATGAACCGCTGCCCCAAGATCGAATACGGTCGGCTGTTCGGCGAGCTTTCCTGGTCCGGGGTCAATTCCGGAATCGTGTCGGCCAAGCGCCCGAAGATGCGGCCATGAACGACAAGCCCGATTCGAACAAGAAACCGGCGCGCGAGGCGGCTCCGCCCGAATTCGGTTTCGCGACCCGCGCCGTGCATGCGGGCGCCCGGCCCGATCCGGTCACCGGCGCGCGCAATACGCCGATCTATCAGACGACGTCCTATGTGTTCGAGAGCGCCGAACACGCTGCCGATCTGTTCAACCTGCAGACGTTCGGCTTCATCTACTCGCGGCTCACCAATCCGACCGTGTCGGTGCTGGAAGAAAGGATCGCCAACCTCGAGGGCGGCCGCGCCGCCGTGTGCGCGGCCTCGGGCCACGCCGCGCAGTTTCTGGCGTTCTTCACGCTCCTGGAACCCGGCGACGAGTTCGTCGCCTCGCGCAACCTGTACGGCGGCTCCATCACCCAGTTCGGCATCAGCTTCAAGCGGCTCGGCTGGACCTGCCACTTCGTCGATCCGCGCGAC from the Rhodospirillales bacterium genome contains:
- a CDS encoding enoyl-CoA hydratase; the protein is MTAAAQARIEATLLRADGDGVATLTLNRPAQRNALARELMTALERELAAIAEDRSVRVVVIAGSGPAFCAGHDLKEMRANPGRKFQEALFRQCSRIMLAITRLPQPVIARVHGPAFAAGCQLVATCDIAIAADTTTYSTPGVHIGLFCSTPMVALSRAVSRKAAMHMLLTGDVIDAKRAHEIGLVTRIVPPADLDRALAETTETLLAKSSRVLKIGKEAFYRQIEMGLADAYDYASRVATENMMLKDAGEGIDAFIAKRPPRWTES